Below is a window of Gossypium hirsutum isolate 1008001.06 chromosome A12, Gossypium_hirsutum_v2.1, whole genome shotgun sequence DNA.
tttccccacTCTTACTGTAAGCTTAACCCGTATGATTAAGAGAAACGAAAAGAGTTTTGTTCCTAATTGTTGTCTCATATTGTTTCATATTTACTGTATGTTTGTGGTGTAtgcagaaggggtgagtttaggtGCATAGAATAATGAGATATCAGAACTGCCACAAGCACCAGTACTAACAACTTATAAGTCTCCAAGCACGCTGGTGTTGGCAGGACAAAGGACAAATAGGCCAGACCTTCTGCGCCATTTTAAGCATTATCACGGTGGTTGCAATATTACCAACTGCCACTACTGGGCGATAAAGTCTTTAGTTTACCTTGCTTTCTTGATAGCCTGTTGATTGATCTGTTGAATCTAATTACTTTATAGATTGTTCACTTTTAGCAGTATTGgattgtatatacatatatatattatacttgaACTAATAAATCTGCATCTTTATGCTGAGGTTAAATTGCAATCTGTGTCAAATGATAATAGATTGTTATTGTTAATAAGAAAGTGTAATTTATTCAACCAAAAACCAAATGAAGAAGTTATTTTATACTCATTTAGGAAATGCTAAAGATACCATTAAGCTAACATGTTTCAGCGTGCACCTTGTCATTAAGGATCGTATCCTGCTTGCTCATATATGTATCAGATATTTCTGATTAGCATTTTCAACTGTTTTGTGTACAGTAAATTGGATTTACAGGGGCAGTGGGATTAATATTTGTTGCGTTGTGGTCCGTTTCTTTTGGCTTGGTTCTTTTGGCATATCATTACTGCAGATGGAGAGTAAACATTAAAGGAAAAGAATAGATCATTCTCAAACAATTTGTCTTATACTACTCATATTGTTCACTAGTGCTGCAGCGTAATAACTCTAACTTATAGAACTTTAATGTCTACAATGTTAATGTCTACAATGTTATGGAGCTTTTACTATCTTATTTACTTTGTTTATGATTTTATTGGTGCCTTTGCttttcaatagaaaaaaaaatgataaacataTAATTAACTAAAAACAAGATGTGGAaagcaaaaattaaaaagtaaaaagcaAAGCACCGAGCAAATTATCTTGTACTTATTTATGCACTTTCCATGACTGTGTGTGTTTTATGCTTATGTTCTTTCTTGTATTTATTTATGCTCATGTTCTTTTCTTTATCTAAGCAGCGAATTGTTTCCTGAACAGGATTGGATGCATTCTTCTTTCAGTTAGGCAAGATGAGTTTCATGGTAAAGTGTTGCATACTTTGAAATATGTTGTAAACCAGTCCGACTACACTCTGCAAATCCTAAATAATGTTACACAATACCTTTCTCTTGAAAAACCATCAATGTGACCGAGTTGTTCCCTCCTTCCAATGTCATGACTGACATCGACAAGTTGAACATAGATTTAAATGCAATAGCAGATACACTTATAGAGAAGACTGATGAAAATGCTGTCAAAATAAGAAGAGTCTTCAATGTTGTATATAGTCCCCCTAAACCATTTGATATTGCCTCATTATTGTCAAACTAGCATGCAAATCAAAGTATTTCGAATTTGTTTTTAAGCGATTGGCATTGATCTCCGTGGTAGCAGTGATGCTAATTTTGGCCCTGCTTGGTCTTTGTAAGTATCACTATAATATATTACTGATTTGTATCTTATATGTTTCTCGACCATTACCATGTCTTGCcgatttaaaattttgttcataaTTTTGTTGCAGTGTTGTCTGTTCTAGGGCACCAACATAACATTCACATGTAAGTTCTTTTGGGGCCTATATAATGTTTTTTCCATTTTCCATCTATACTTTTACATGATGAAATAACTAAACATCAAACTTTTTTCTACAATCCTTGTTTTCTGAATTTTCAAATTAGTTATTTACCTTATCTTATTGATCACATTTAGAATATAAACAAAAATGGGAAATAGGAAACTTGTTCTGAAATTAAATGGCACTTAGTCTGGGAATTCCTCTCTTTCGGTTATTCTACAAATTCACATCTCTTTCTAACACTATCAATAAATTGTTGCAGATTCATAGTGAGCGGCTGGTTACTAGTAGCTACTACTTTCATCCTTTGTGGAGTTTTTATACTCCTGAACAAGTAAGATGTTAGACTTAAACTTTTCCTACATGCTTTCTTGTAAGAAATCTAACATCCTATCAGCATCCGCATGTTTAGAGACTGTTAACATTTGATACAAGATGCATTGGCACCTTTTTGCATTTGCTAATTCAAGGTTGCATACTGAAACAATATATCAAATGTATCAGTTTTGTGGTTGTAGTTTGTTTGAAAAAATTGATCCTCCATGTCATTTCTACTTATTTGCTTTTTCCCCCTATTACCATATATGATTACTTGGCTGCTATTCTTTGTTAGAAGAAAGCTTAAAGAAATTTAACCTTGACTTGTCTACGACAAAATGCTTATATGGATGTCATCGTCTGACGGATGAATGACCTGTTTTGTGTGTTTAGTGCGATTTCCAACACTTGTTTGGCTATGGAAGAATGGGTGGAAAATCCACATGCAAAGACCGCACTTAGCAACATACTTTCTTATGTTGATCAAAGAACAACAAACCATACACTCACTCAGagcaaacaagtcatcaatagtTTAGTAAAAGTTGtcaatacatatatttataccttTGCCAATTCTAATCCTTCCCCTGATGACAATCGTTAGTATAATCAATCCGGGCCTTCAATGCCTCCTGTATGTTCTCCATTTGATTCTCAACTCTAAGGTTGTCAATGTGAGTCAAATGAGGTGTCTATTGCAAATGCTTCTCTAGTATGTTTACCAAATTTGATAATTTGGTTtgagttttttcttctttttgttcacAATTTATTTCCCACAGACATTACCGGAACAATTTTGTCTGTCCAAAGTGAACAAAGAGTCTTTGGATATTGAATAGTTATTTTTGCATGTGAAGCTTTTCTACCTTCAAGATTGAACAAAGAGTCTTTGGATATTGAATAGTTATTTTTGCATGTGAAGCTTTTCTACCTTCAAGATTTAGCTTTAGGTGATACAAACATATTTAGccatcaaaaaataaataattatccaTTCAATATTGTGTTACCAATTTAGTCGAGAttgtaaactaaataaattgttGCTCTTAGCTTTTGCTTGTAAAAATGTTCCACACTCTACAAAAATAAGGTTTGTTGTGTGTTTGTGTTAATAGTCAAATACCTAGACCGATGCATATCTGGAAAAAGGTACAAAGATATATGATCCCCCAATAACTgttcaaatacatgaaaaaacttgGAAAAGAAATAAGCATACCTGTGTTGAACATATGTCCATATCCAACATTCACACTCAAGTCCTAGTAAAATGGCCTAGTCATTTAGTGTTTGAGGAAAGCATGATATTATTTGTCGTTGCAACTAAGTTTCAATGAACTTTCAGGTAGAATTCACAAATAGTATAACTTTTACCCTTGACAATGATAAACACCGCATTGCAAATTATGTACTAAAATTTAGAAGGCTCCTATTCATGCAAGAAAAGTTCGActagattaaatttttatattttttcaggTTTGGTAAAACTTCACGTACATGGTCTCGGCATCTGGGCTATGCACCATAACTAGAAAGATAACACCTGATAGATTCATGCAACTGGTGGCAGCAGTTAATGAGAGCTTCGCTTTCGAGCACTATACTCCACTCTTACTTTGCCTGCAAAACTGTGATTTTGTTAGGGATATGTTACAAAAGATTGGCTCAAATTACTACCATCCATTAGAGCATTACCTTAAGATAGTAAATGCAGGACTGGGGTAAATCTCAGTTGGAGTATTGCTTTGCCTAGTTCTTTGGATATTCTATGCTGACTGCCCTTGCCAGGTAGATACCATTGTGAAGTTATTGTTTccaataaaatatatgaattgcAGAAAGATTTGCAGCCCAGAAAGCGACAAGATAAGAGTATTATCAACTACAACGAATTGTGTCTAAATTGTAGCAAGAAATTAGGTTGAAAAGCATTCATTTTTGTTGTTATCCCATATTAGGAAAGGAACCAAGGTGGGGCAAAGCTCCATTGTAAATGGGGGTGGGTAATTCTAATTTCTGTCACTGTGCtgtcatataatttttttattattggcATCTCTGCTTACATAAATCCCTTATTTCCCATCATAGTATGTTGCAGCTTATAAGTGTGTATAGtatgatttttcaaatatatggataagttattttttatcaaattggaaAAGAGACTATATTATTACATACTTACCAGCCTTGGCAATTCCAAGCAGTGATGGTCCTCATGTATGACATAAATGACCGCACCAAGAGATTGAGCCAAGACGTGGACACCCAAAGGAAGATCTATAGCAATGCTAGCTATACATGTGAGTTACTTTCCACTTCTTGATTCCTCTAGAGAAGCTCCCAACTATCCTGTAAATCCGTACGATATTACAACTTTTAATCTGTTGGGTAGCCTTTAAACAATCGAGCTCAATGGTGATACAAGCCTGATCGGGCCCATCCGGCTACGGCCAAAATCCCTAATCCATTTTCCATATGAGTCTCCAATAACATCAAGCCATGTTGGATTTGTAAGCACCATCAACATTCAACTTCCAAACAAACAGAAGGAGGAGACCACGAAATTTGCCTCCAACATCTCACAACTCTGCTGTTTATTTCAAAGTTTTCTTGGGATAAGTACACTGCTCCAACAGGTTTTCATTATGAATGAGTCCACtgcatcaataaatatatttattcaagaTAAAGAAGAAATCAAGCTTCGTTACTGACTATGAAGCACGCGATCGACATGCAATACAGATGCCACACGATATGCTATAAATCTTTTTTAATGAAAGTACAGACATaacgataaaaaaaatattttttatgttaaaaaactcaacctaaatattataatttatttatttaaaatataaccCATGTATAACTTGGTCCAATGAATAACCCATGTATAACTTGTTATACCAAATAAAATAAGGATAACAACATGGAAGACAACTCTACTTTGAGGTATTTTAGAAAGAAGTATAGAAAGAAATAAAGACCttagttaaaaaaatagattatagAAGATAAGAATAGAATTGACCATAAAAAAAACAGTGTAAGTACTTTAGAGAACATAAAAAGGTAGCAAAATGATTTTAAGAATTAGTGAATAAATAGTGACCTAAAGtgtgaaaagaagaagaagaaatagcaAAGTTGTAAATTGTGTAATAAAAGAGGCAAACTTTAGAAAGAACAGTTACCTCAAGGAGACTGTTGGCAGCTGTCGGTCCAATAGATCCAATAGATTTCTACGAGGTTTGGATTAAGAGTAATAACTCTGATCCATAACTGGAATAATCATTTTTTGCCtcgaaaagagaaagaaaaaaaggaaatgaaaatgagaatatAAAAGTATAACAAAGTAGaacctaaaaatatatataggatTATAAGAATAACTCTAAAGATAATCTACTAAAGGTTTTCAATTCTTATGGAAATAATATTGTCATCTATAGTGATGATTCTTGAATGGTTTTAGTCGTGTTTTGATGTAAGACTAGAAGTGATTGCTTATGCATCTAGTCAGCTAAAAATGTATGAATGCAATTATCTGACACACGATTTAGAAATTAGCTGTTGTGGTTTTTGTTTTAAAGATATTGATACACTATTTGTATGATGAAAAGTGTTATATttataccgatcataaaagtcccAAAAATCTTTTATCtgaaaaagagttgaatttaagacagcgTCGTTAGATAgagtttttgaaaaattttgattgtgttattgattatTACCCTGATAAAGCTAATGTTATAGTTGATGCATTGAGCAAGAAAGCAGCAATTGAATTGCGAACAATGTTTGCTCAACTTAGTATCAATGACGATGAAAGCTTATTAGCTggattaaaaatcaaattggtgATGTTGATCAGATTAAGTCAGTGTAGTTAGAAAATGACAAATTGgtgaggaaaagagaaatggttcagAATGGTATATTAGAAAATTTCAACCTTGATAATTATGGTTGCTTGAGATTTCACAATCGAATTTGCATTCTGGATAtttctaaattgaaaaagttgataCTTCGCAAAGCTCATAATAGTCATTTTGTTTTGCATCCTAGAGGAACGAAAATGTATTACAGTTTACAAAAATTTTATTGGTGGTCAGGAGTGAAAAGAGATGTGGTCGAATATGTGGATAAATGTTTGACTTATCAATGAGTTAAGGTAGAGCATTAGGTTCCTGCTGGATTACTTCAGTCTATTAACattcttgaatggaaatgggaaataTTTTGTAATAGGACTACCCTTATCAGCAAGTAAAAAGAAtgttatttgggtgattgttgataggcttacgaaatcagctcattttgtaGCATTCAGAACTGATTGGTCACTTCAAAAACTTGTTGAAGTTTAAATTCGAGAAATTATGAGGATGTGTGGTATTCTTATatattgaatgaaagaaaaatgataGGGCCAGAATTAATCCAATAAACGGAGGAAATTGTTAAGAAGATTTGAGATAGACTAAAGGCAGCTTCAACAGATAGAAATCTTATACAAATTTAAAACGCCTGGATATTGAGTATCCTATTGgcgacaaaatatttttaaagtatcgTTTTGGAAGAAAATATTGATATTAAGCCGAAAAGAAAAactgagtcctcgttttattaaGCTGTAAAAAAATTATAGGAAGAGTTGGGCTAGTTGCCTATTGCTTTGTATTGCCTCTGAAAttacagaagattcatgatgtttttcatgttttcatTCTACGGAGATATCGATTAAACCCTTCTCATATTATTTCGACAGAAGATGTTAGCTCGGAAGGTAAAGAAGTTACGGAATAAACAGGTTTCCTTAGTGGAAGTGTTGTGGAAAAGTCATAGTGTAGAAGAAGCAATTTGGAAACTGGAAGAAACTATGAGATCTCAATACCCCCATCTCTTTGCAGGTAAATTTCGACGacaaaatttattaaggggggagaaatgtaatgacccaaaattcacgagCATCAAAAAAGTGCAATATCAGGCCTCCATCTTAGTGAAAtgggttcgtaaataattattagaaatatttataagaCTAGTGGTGTGCCTAATTAGGttctaattaggtgaatttagcttaattaagagtaattaggaaaaaggactaaagtgaataaatggtaaattttgaattgtagattaaaagaaaataaaaatgaccaaaatggaaaatatgcCATTTAGCATAAGTTAAGGCGGTtttgtttgtttaattaatataaataaataaattagttataaatttaattatgttaaattataataattatattattatattatattatattatattatattatgaaataaataaaataaggacaaGTGGATTGTGATGGTAATAtacaattgtaaaaatatatgcGTGCACAattgtaatacatatatttgttattaaataaatatttattatttaattgatattaaattataaattaaattaaatagttgacaAATGAAGGGTGATGATAAAacacatgtgtaataaatatatgtaaacatttgtaatataattatttatttacttatattttaagctaaagatatttattataataattattattaaattaatttattataaatatcatattatgaattaaattaaattaaagtcaagtgtatggtgataaaaatatacaaatgtaataattgtatttatacatttgtaatatatttatttagttacttttttaagtaaatagatatttattatattatattattattattaactaatatatatataataaagtaaataaaagaaaagaaacaaaacaaagaagaaaagaaacagagagcaattCGAAACACGGGTAAAGGAGAGAAGAAAacagaaaaaagtaaaaattcgGGTTTTGAAGCTTAAagctttaattggtaagtcaattaagttctttttacttaattttgatgttttagaagctttagaacaaagttttgttgaaatcaaGTTAAAGTTTTGGAAATTCTTAGTTTTTGaatatagttcatgttgaacaaattgataaattaggggtttaattgatagaaattctaGTTAGAATtggttaaatgattaaattgtaaagtaagctataagttttgcatagtagggactaaattgcaagaatttcaaaattaggtaTTTATGAGGAAATTTAGAtagttatgtctaagtttggttgaaatttgagtagaaatgaagtatgaattaagatacgaaagtaagtgaatttaattaggaccaaattgaatttaaggtagaaattgattagaaattgaataggaaaatttaaatattagacaTGAATTAATactgtattaatgattatgaaaattatcttaattttttgtaGCTAATATAGCACTCGAGGCATCcacgaagaaaggaaaagaaaaagtggacgAGGAGTAGACATGAGAATCACGGTTTgcattactataattcaaatctatttattattaattgttatattttaattaaaatgtatagtaagtaaaattaggtaagcaattgaaatgataatattgatttgaatgaaattgattcaaaaatgtttatggctattgaaattgaatgtgaacaaATTGGAAACTAAAAGTGATTTGAACtaagtaattgaattatgaattatgtgaatatttgaaagTATATTTATTGGAAACCAaaagtgatttgaattgaatgaagaaaatatgtgagtatttgaaatgtatattgattgaaaagtaattagtgatttgaaattgattggaaaatgaattaaaaatatgaattgaataaaagtgaattaaattgtgaatatgtgtgaatatgtgaactgtgtattgattgaaaagtggtttgAACTGAATCGAtgtatgattatatgtgaatatctgaaatatgtattggtattgaattgtatattgattagaaagtggaaagtggaaaatgaatttgaattgaattgtcattgaattgaaagtgaatttgaaatagaaaaatgatttgaataccctattaactagtcgggctgagtcggatataattagCATGTCATAAGATTAgaagagtacgggatttatcggctttgccgatcaggcactttatgtgtcgtatcaggcacctcgtgtgtcatttcaggcactttatgtgtcgtatactgctTCTAATATATTGATCAGGTACTGAgcaccgttttaggcacaatgtgccgtactggtgtttTGGTTGGAATCAGTGTATTCGCCAAGGttcgggtttgttaatagggtgaataactgaaatgagaaattaaataaatttgattgatcgtaCTATTGAAAATACGAGAAAAAATTTatgagttgaattgtgaattgaattgagacatgagatttgaagcatgaacttaaggttcatgaatttgttaaaatatcgaaataagaagtgaaaatagaatgaattggaaataatgaaatagtgtatgagttaattgaatatagtcatatgaattaattataattatttttattgaaaaatgttggtttaaataattattgaaagactaatgttgtaaggttttagatatgaaatagaataagttattgaattgagatatataaatgaaatatatgaaataatgattttatgaaatggttattgatgaaatgcatgaaatgaatattgatataGTAAGAAGATGTATAAATTAAGATGAAGAAAAGCTATTTAAG
It encodes the following:
- the LOC107934515 gene encoding uncharacterized protein isoform X3: MLISGLDAFFFQLGKMSFMRLALISVVAVMLILALLGLLLSVLGHQHNIHIFIVSGWLLVATTFILCGVFILLNKFGKTSRTWSRHLGYAP
- the LOC107934515 gene encoding uncharacterized protein isoform X1; its protein translation is MLISGLDAFFFQLGKMSFMRLALISVVAVMLILALLGLLLSVLGHQHNIHIFIVSGWLLVATTFILCGVFILLNNAISNTCLAMEEWVENPHAKTALSNILSYVDQRTTNHTLTQSKQVINSLVKVVNTYIYTFANSNPSPDDNR
- the LOC107934515 gene encoding uncharacterized protein isoform X4; amino-acid sequence: MSFMRLALISVVAVMLILALLGLLLSVLGHQHNIHIFIVSGWLLVATTFILCGVFILLNKFGKTSRTWSRHLGYAP
- the LOC107934515 gene encoding uncharacterized protein isoform X2, coding for MLILALLGLLLSVLGHQHNIHIFIVSGWLLVATTFILCGVFILLNNAISNTCLAMEEWVENPHAKTALSNILSYVDQRTTNHTLTQSKQVINSLVKVVNTYIYTFANSNPSPDDNR